The DNA window AGGCCCATCGGAAAGGCGCTTGTTTCCCCTTGTTTTATGCGGAAGGAAGTTACCATGCGGGAGTCGCCTCGGATCCGTCGTTTGCGCAGCGACTTCCGGTCTGTCTCCGCTTTGCGTGCCGACAGTTCGATTCTGGAATTTGAAACAGAAGGCGACCCGCCGGAACATTACACGCTCCGTTTTCTGGGCCGCGGCCTGTCCCGTCCCCGACAAGAGGTCGTCGCGCAGGATATCCATATGGTCAGCGTGGGGCTGGGGGCCGGTTATCCGCGCATGATCCCCGATCTGACCTGGCGGACGCCCATCTTCCATCCCAACATTTCCGGGTCGGGCGTGGTCTGCCTGGGCGGCTATGGCTCCCACTGGGTGCCTGCGGTCGGCCTGGATGACCTGTGCGTCATGCTGTGGGATATGATCCGCTACCAGAATTTTGATATTGAGAGTCCCTACAATCGCGAGGCGGCGGCCTGGGCCAGGGCCCAGACCACCTACCGCCTGCCGATGGACGCTCGTCCCTTGCGCGACAAACTGGCCCGTATCCCGCCCGAGCAAAGGGTTCCCCAGAATTCCCCGTCTCGCCAGGCCGACGTACTGTTCCTGGAAGACCCGTCCCCCGGCAGCGGCGACAGTTCGGAAGTGGAAGTGATCGATGTGGAACTGGTTGATTCCGATGACAACGACATCCTGTTCATCGAGTAACCGCCGATGATCGCCGCCACCGCCAAACCGGTTCCCGGCCCCGACCAGGGCGACCAGGTCAAGGCGATCGGCGCGCTCAACGCCAGTGCTCCGCCGATCTTCCTGCATGAGTCGGTGCTTGAAGAGATCCTGGACTATTCGCACGGCGATTTGCAACGCGAACAGGGCGGCTTCCTGGTCGGCGATCTGTACGAGGATCGCCAGAAACAGTACGTCGAGGTCCGCCATTTCTGCGCCGCGACCCAGGCCCGGTCGCACGCTGCTTCGTTCACATTTACCCACGAAACCTGGTCCGCGGCCCAGCGCGACATCGACCGCCGCTTTCCTGGCGAACGGATCGTCGGCTGGCATCATACGCATCCCGACCTGGGCGTTTTTCTGTCCGGCTACGACCGGTTCATCCATCGGAACTTCTTCGCCCAGCCGTGGGAATCGGCCCTGGTGGTCGATCCGCTCCGGCAGGAATTCGGCTTCTTCCAGTGGCTCGACGGCGAGATTGTGTCGTGCGGCTTTGTTTGTGTGTATGGAAAATGAACCCGCCGACCTCCCGGCCGAATGTGCAGCCGCCTGATCACGGCCGCCGTTTCCCCTTTAATATGGAAAGCCAGACTCCCGAATGACGCGCGACACGCTCTATATCGATGACGAAGACCGTTACTCCCGGCTGCGGCTGATTGCCTGGTGGGACCAGGACAAACTCACCGCCGCCCGCGTCCTGGTCGTCGGCGCTGGCGCCCTGGGGAACGAAGTGCTAAAAAACCTGGCCCTGCTGGGCGTTGGCCAGGTAACGGTTGTCGACTTCGACAAAATCGAAGACACCAACCTGACCCGTTCCGTGCTGTTTCGCGCCCGGGATCGCGGGCTGTCGAAGGCGATCGCCGCCGCCGCCGCAATGGCCGATATGAACCCCGACACGCATGTCGACGCGCTCGACGCCAACATTATCACCGAGGTTGGCCTGGGCGTTTTTGCCGACGCCGATGTCGTGATTGGCTGCCTGGATAACCGCGAAGCGCGGCTGTGGGTCAATCGCTGTTGCTGGAAGGTTGGTACGCCCTGGGTCGACGGCGGCATCCAGGAGATCAACGGCGTCGCCAAGGTTTTCGTCCCGCCCGACGGCGCCTGTTATGAGTGCGCCATGACCGAGAACGACTATCGCCTGATCAACCTGCGGTACAGCTGCCCCTTGCTGCGCAGGGAAGATCTCCTGGCCGGCAAGGTGCCCACGGCGCCGACGATCGCTTCGATGATTGGCGGTCTGCAGACGCAGGAGGCGCTCAAGCTGATCCACGGCATGCCAGTCGACGAAGGCCACGCCCTGGTATTTAACGGCGCCGCCAACCAGTTCTACAAAACGCGTTATCCGCACCGGGAAGACTGCCTCAGCCACGATACCTGGCCGACGCCGATCGAACTGCCGCTGTCGGCCGACAATACAGCCGCCGAACTGTTCGCCGCCGCCGCCCCGCACTTCGAGGAAGGAACCGCCCTGGAGCTGCACCTGGAACGCGACCTGATCCTGGACCTGTACTGCGGGAAGTGCGATCAACGGCAGCGGATGATGAAGGCCCAGCTCTCCGTCAGCATGCGCGACGCGGCCTGTCCCACCTGTGGTGAGACGGGGAAACCGAACATGGTGCATGCGGTCGCCGCTAACTCGCCGCTGGTGGAAGAAAAGCTCCGCTCGCTCGGCATCCCGCCGTACGATATCGTCCGCATCACCAGCCCCACGGCCGAACAGGTGTTCCTGCTGGCCGCCGATCGTCCGGCCAGGCGACCGGCTTAGAACGGTTCAAAAGGGTGCGGTTGCGCCGTCTTCTACGTCGCTCTGGTTTTCCTCATTGCGCTGGCGTTCCTCATTGCGCTGGCGTTCCTCTTCACGCTTCCGTTCTTCCTGAAGATGGAACGCACGGAAGGGGTTTTCGAGCGGCGCCCCGTCCTTCGCCCCTGCCCTGTTCGATCCAGCAGGGCCTCGCGGTGTTTCGGGCTCGCCTGATTTCGGGAGTCGCCCCCCCAGTCCCACGCGGGTGGCGTTACTCTTGCGCAGGACGGCTGCGATCTTCCTCTGCAGCTCAATCCGCCGCTCGATCTGACGGCGGCGATCTTCCTCCGCATTACCGGTCATGGCAGCCGCCTCTTCGGATTTGGCCTCTTCCACAAGGGCGGCGATTTCCAACTGCGTCAGAATGGGCAGTTGACCCAGCAGTTGACCCGGTTCCTGCTGCTGTTCCTGCTGGAAATTCAGATTCTGCATCTGGCCGAGCATCTGCTCCCGGCGGAGGCGTTCCTGCTCCGCCTGTTCGCTCTGGAGTCGGCCCAGCGAAAACAGCATCGTCGGCAGGCCTGTCAGGATCGAGATACCCATAATCCAGAAAAACAACTTTGCCACACGAGCGCCGCTGAAACCCGTTTCCTGCTGCTGGGGATTCGGGAGCCGATATTTTTCGACCGCATCAAGATTGGGCCGGGAGTGCAAATCAGACATCAAATCAATCCTCAGCAAGCGGCGAATGCAAGAGTGCGCAGACGAAGATATTCAGCGGGCGACGCCAATGCCCTGGCGCCCGACTCTGGCAAGAAAACTACAGCCCTCAAAGAAACGAATGGTTGTACTCTAACGTTCCGCATTACCAGAATCAACTCGCTGCCGGGCCACGCGAATCGCCCGTTCATGCAGGATGCGGCCGGCGTTATTCGTCGGGCCCAGGCAGAACGGACGGGGCTGTCCCCTCCCGCTGCTCCTGGATCCGTTCCGGTGGGTAAGGGTGCTGCTCTGCATCGCGATGGATGGCGTCCATCCCACCGAGCAATAACGGCAGGGCGGCCAGGATCGTGAGCAGCACCAGGAATAGAAAAAGCATGCTCCCAAAATTCAATCCGAAGCCGAAGTACTTTTGCTGCTCCTGGCGCGGTTGCTGCGGCGGGAGTTTTTCCACCGATTCAGGATCGAGATCGGACGGAGAAGGCAA is part of the Lignipirellula cremea genome and encodes:
- a CDS encoding ubiquitin-conjugating enzyme E2, producing the protein MRESPRIRRLRSDFRSVSALRADSSILEFETEGDPPEHYTLRFLGRGLSRPRQEVVAQDIHMVSVGLGAGYPRMIPDLTWRTPIFHPNISGSGVVCLGGYGSHWVPAVGLDDLCVMLWDMIRYQNFDIESPYNREAAAWARAQTTYRLPMDARPLRDKLARIPPEQRVPQNSPSRQADVLFLEDPSPGSGDSSEVEVIDVELVDSDDNDILFIE
- a CDS encoding Mov34/MPN/PAD-1 family protein, which produces MIAATAKPVPGPDQGDQVKAIGALNASAPPIFLHESVLEEILDYSHGDLQREQGGFLVGDLYEDRQKQYVEVRHFCAATQARSHAASFTFTHETWSAAQRDIDRRFPGERIVGWHHTHPDLGVFLSGYDRFIHRNFFAQPWESALVVDPLRQEFGFFQWLDGEIVSCGFVCVYGK
- a CDS encoding HesA/MoeB/ThiF family protein, coding for MTRDTLYIDDEDRYSRLRLIAWWDQDKLTAARVLVVGAGALGNEVLKNLALLGVGQVTVVDFDKIEDTNLTRSVLFRARDRGLSKAIAAAAAMADMNPDTHVDALDANIITEVGLGVFADADVVIGCLDNREARLWVNRCCWKVGTPWVDGGIQEINGVAKVFVPPDGACYECAMTENDYRLINLRYSCPLLRREDLLAGKVPTAPTIASMIGGLQTQEALKLIHGMPVDEGHALVFNGAANQFYKTRYPHREDCLSHDTWPTPIELPLSADNTAAELFAAAAPHFEEGTALELHLERDLILDLYCGKCDQRQRMMKAQLSVSMRDAACPTCGETGKPNMVHAVAANSPLVEEKLRSLGIPPYDIVRITSPTAEQVFLLAADRPARRPA